The proteins below come from a single Solea solea chromosome 6, fSolSol10.1, whole genome shotgun sequence genomic window:
- the LOC131460995 gene encoding synaptoporin-like, whose product MESGANQLQVLKLPLGFIRVLEWLFSIFAFATCGGYCGQLRVSVDCMEKASSNLSIGIDFTYPFRLYQVSFEAPMCEGIRRERVSLIGDYSSSAEFFVTIAVFAFLYSLTATVVYIFFLNKYRENSRGPLIDFVVTVVFSFMWLVCSSAWAKALSDVKVATDPDEVQLLIPACKDQTNKCGTVHGSRWSGLNTSVVFGFLNFVLWAGNIWFVFKETGWHKGASRLAGVTTEKQGGTFNEQPYNQRGFEQAGSYNTEANIGHESEYSQVGGPTSYSNQM is encoded by the exons ATGGAGAGCGGCGCGAATCAG CTCCAGGTGCTGAAATTACCTCTGGGATTTATCCGTGTGTTGGAGTGG CTATTTTCCATTTTTGCCTTTGCGACATGTGGAGGCTACTGTGGTCAGCTGCGGGTCAGTGTGGACTGCATGGAGAAGGCCAGCAGCAACCTCAGCATCGGCATCGACTTCACTTATCCTTTCAG GTTGTACCAGGTCTCCTTTGAAGCACCCATGTGTGAGGGCATAAGGAGGGAGCGCGTGTCTCTTATTGGAGACTATTCATCCTCTGCAGAGTTCTTTGTCACCATTGCTGTCTTTGCCTTCCTGTATTCCCTCACGGCCACTGTTGTCTACATCTTCTTTCTGAATAAATACCGCGAAAACAGCCGAGGCCCGCTCATT GACTTCGTTGTGACGGTGGTGTTCTCCTTCATGTGGCTGGTGTGCTCATCCGCTTGGGCAAAGGCTCTGTCTGACGTGAAAGTGGCCACTGATCCTGATGAGGTGCAGCTCCTCATCCCCGCCTGCAAAGACCAGACCAACAAGTGTGGCACTGTGCATGGATCGCGCTGGTCGGGACTCAACACCTCAGTG GTTTTTGGATTTCTCAACTTTGTGCTTTGGGCAGGAAACATCTGGTTTGTCTTTAAGGAGACTGGTTGGCATAAAGGTGCTTCGAGGTTAGCGGGCGTGACAACTGAGAAACAGGGCGGCACCTTCAACGAGCAGCCCTACAACCAGAGAGGCTTCGAGCAGGCAGGGAGCTACAACACCGAGGCTAACATCGGCCATGAGTCTGAGTACAGCCAGGTGGGAGGTCCCACCTCATACTCCAATCAAATGTAG